In Deinococcus aquaedulcis, the genomic stretch GCCAAAGGCGATCAGTTCGTCGTTCAGGTGGGTCACGCGGCGAACCAGCATTACGCTAAGGTTCCACAGCACGTCCGGGTGGCGGCGCAAAATCTGCTTGAAGTGCGTGCGGTAAAGCATCAGTGTGGTGACGTCGGTCTGGGCGACCACGGTGGCGCTACGCTCGCCGCCGCCCAGCACGGCTGTTTCACCGATGACGCCGGGGGCGTACACATCACCCATCACGCGCTCGCGGCTGCCCAGGCTGATCCGGCTGACCCGCACCACGCCGCGCGTCAGGATGTGCAGGGCCTCGCCCTCGGCGTCCTGTTCCAGGATGGTCTGCCCGGGGCGGTAGTGCCGCTCGGTGATGACCTGCAGCGCTTCCTGCAGGGCCTCGGCGGGCACGTTGTGGAAGAGAAAGGATGCTTTCAGATCGTCCAGGCGCGCCATCAGGGGCTTATCCTAGCGTGCCTGGGCAGCAGGCCACAACGCCCGCCCTTCTTCATGCACGGGCCATGAGCTACCATGCGCCGCGTGTCTCTGCCCCCGCCCGCCCTGATGGCCCGCGACCTCACGCAGGCGTACGGCAGCCTGCAGGTGCTGCGTGGCGTAGGTCTGGACGTGGCCCAGGGTGAGGTGGTGGCCGTCACCGGGCCGTCGGGCAGTGGCAAGAGCACCCTGCTGCACCTGCTGGGCGGGCTGGATACCCCCCAGGGCGGCGAGGTGTGGTGGGCGGGCGAACGGGTGGACACCCTGGGCACCCAGGTGCGCGCTGCACGGCGGGCGGGGCAACTGGGGCTGGTGTTTCAGCACCACTACCTGCTGGACGACCTGAGTGTGCTGGACAATGTGCTGATTCCCTGCCGCCTGTCGGGCCGGGGCGACGAGGCGCGGGCGCGAGACCTGCTGGCCCGGGTGGGCCTGGGCGGGCGCGAGGCCGACCTGCCCGGGGTGCTGAGTGGAGGCGAGCGCCAGCGGGTGGCGGTGGCCCGCGCCCTGGCCGCCCGCCCCGCCGCCGTGCTGGCCGACGAACCCACCGGCAGCCTGGACCGCGCCAATGCCCAGGCGGTGGCCGCGCTGCTGGTGGCCCTGGCGCGCGAGGAAGCAGCTGGGGTGCTGCTGGTGACCCACGACGAGCGACTGGCCCGCCACGCCGACCGCACCCTGCACCTGCTGGACGGCCAGTTCACCGACGCGGCGCCGGATTTCGCTTAGGGGCAGGAGAAGACAGGACACCCAGAGGTCTGGGGAAAGAACTCTTTGGAGGTCAGCTCGGGGCGGCAGAGCGTTCGACCTGAGCTGCGGCCGTTCTGCGGGCGCAGTTTGCTCAGGTACGCCGGGCTTTGGCCGCCGTCTCCCGCATGGCCTGGGTCAGCAGGTAACCGAAGCCGGCGCGTTCAATCCGCTCCACCAGGTCGGGGACCGTCTGACCCAGCGCTGCAGCCGCCTCTCCCAGATGCCACTGGTGGGTGGCGAGCTGGTGCAGCAGGTACGCCCGCCGGGTCTGGGCCGCCGACAGCTGAAAGGTTTTGAGGTATAGCACCTCGCCATCTGGGCGGCGTAGGCGCTCGCCGATGTGGTTGATCTGGGCCGGATTCAGGTCGGTGACAAAACGGTCGAGTTCCAGGGTTCCTGCCGAATACACGGGCTCGGCCATCAGAGAGCGGCCCAGCAGGTCGCGCAGCAGCTCGGTCTGCACGAAGGTGGCCCAGTCGCGGCGGACGGCGGCCAGGGCCACGCGCAGGTCAGCCACGGTGCGCGCCGCCTCAAACTGGGGCGTGGCCTCCAGCAGCGGCGGTTCGGGATAGAGCGCCGCGTACCGCAGCACGAGGTCACCGTACAGGTCGGCCAGCAGCGTGCGGTGCAACTGGCGGTAATCGGCGGCCGACGGCACCACGAACGCTGAAGCCAGCTGATCGCCGGTATACACCAGCATTCCCACCTGCCTGTCGTGGAGTTCAAAGGTGCGCAGGGCATCCTCGAAGCCCGGCAGCAGGTTGCCCGGCACACCCGATTCCGTACGCACCCCCAGGCCAGCGCGCAGAAAGTCGCGCGATAGCTCCTTCCAGGCCACGCGCGGCGGGCCAAAGTGCAGGGCCAGCAGGCCTTCCAGCGCGAGGTGCAGCGGCAGGAAGCGCAGGCCGCTTCCCTCGCGCCGGCGCAGCCGGTCCACCAGTTCCAGCCGGCGCCAGCCTCCACGCGGGCGGCCCACCTGCCCCCCCAGGGCCACCTCGGGAGGGCGGCCCTCCCCCCAGTCCAGGCACAGGGCGTGGGGCACGAAGGCCACGTACTGGGCCCCGTCGGGCAGGGCCACGGCCTTCAGGTCCTGCGACAGGGGCTGCAGGGTCAGGCGCACGTCCTCGCACGGGCGGTCGCGCAGCAGCGGCACCAGCCGAAAAGCGCCGCGCACCTGGGCCGGGGCGGGGGTCAGGCCTTCAAGGGTCAACATGGGCTTCTCCGGGCTTCAGAAAGGTGCGCACGCGCTCCAGCAGATACGTTTCCAGGTCCGACACCTCAGCGCCGCCTGCCGCGAAGCGGGCAAAACCCAGGGCGGTGGGCAGATCATCGGCGTCGCGCAGCCCCACGGCCGGCAGGTCGGGGCTCAGACTGCGCACGGTCAGCATCTCGGCATCGAAGACGGGGTTCACGTGCAGCACCTCCAGCGCCGGACACAGCCGCCGGGCGGCGCGCAGGGCCGCGTGGAAGACGCCGGGCGGATCGTTCTCCACTCCGTCGGACACCACGAGCACCGTCTGCGCGCCCCAGTCCAGAGCGTCCAGCAGCCGTTCGGTCAGATTGGTCTGCCCAGCCGCCTGCACCAGAAGAGAAGAGGGAGTGGGCTGGGTCCAGAAGGCGCGGTAGGTACCAGCCGGGCACCCGGCGCGCAGCAGCAGATCGGTGGCCAGGGCCAGCGCCAGGGGGCGGCGGCGCTTCTCGCGGGACCCCGAGGCCGAAAAGGAATTGTCCAGCACCGCCGCCACCCGGCCCGGTGAAAGGGGAAGCGGCGCCCTCTTCAACACGGCCCGAGCGGCGCGGCCAAGCCAGTCTTCCAGTTCGGCGGCGCGGGCCTGCCGCTCGGTCAGCGGCATGGCCAGCACGTACAGACACAGGGCCGTGAGGGGCAGGCGCTCCGGGCGCACCTCTACCACCCCCGCACTGCGGCGCTGCACGCGCAGCCGCTCATCTTCCGTCAGGCGGGCGGTCATGCGCCCGGCCAGTTCCTGCGGGGGAATTCCGTGCCGTACCGCCAATCCCTGGGCCACGCTGTAGGGCAGCGCATAGACCGCCTGGGTGCTATAGCGGGCCTGGCGATAGGTTTCCAGCAGCGGCGTGCGAAAAGCGCGGCGAAAGGTGCCGAACAGGAACTCGGGCAGTTCGCCGCCCAGGTGAAGGTGGGCGTGCAGGGCTGCTGCGCGCACGAGGCGGCGGTATTTGACCGCCTGAAACGTCAGGTCCCGCTGCCCAGCCATGTGGGCCCGCACCAGGGCGCGCGTGCGCCGGTTGTTCACCCGTTCCCGGCGCAGGCGCGCCAGCAGTTTCCAGCTGCGCTGGGGTGGCAGGCGGCGCAGGGCGGCCCCCAGCAGCGCGTTTTCCTCGGCGCGGAAGTCAGGCGGGGTTTCGCGGCCCGTGCGCAGCAGGTTCACGATAATTTCGGCGGCGTTGAAATCGTTCACGCCTGCCGCCAGGGTGCGCGCATACAGGCGCCGGTAGTTGCCCAGTATGTAGGCGTGCAGAAACTGCACACTGACCCGCTGTTCGTCAGCGGTGTGATAGAACTCCCGCTGCCCACTACAGGCAAACGCGGCGTTCAGAAACAGGATCAGGTCTTCGCGGGCAATGGTGTCGTGGCTGGGCATGGGGGTCCCCTCCCTGGGACCAGCATGGGGAATCGCCGAGGGGGGCATGCAGAACGCCGCCCGGGGAAGGGCGGCGTGACGGCAAGGGGCAACCTCCAAAGGGATGTCTCGGAAGTCACGCCAGAGTCCCACAGGCAGCGTTCCGTGTTCCACTGTAGAGCACGGCGGGGCTAGAGCGACCCGCCAGATGACGGAGGGCAAGCTGCCGCAATGGCGCAGCGGACGGCCCCTCGTTACGTCGTGCGCGCGGCCCGAGCGTAGGGCGCCGGCAGTTCCAGCGGCGCCCCCAGCAATTGCGCCGCCGCCTGGGCCCAGTGGGGGTCGCCCAGCAGGGGGCGGCCCAGAGCGATCAGGTCGGCGTGGCCGTTCTGCAGCAGGCCCTCGGCGCGCTCTGGGGTGTCAATCATGCCCACCGCCATCACGGCGAGGTCCGGCACGGCGGCCTTGACGTGGGCGGCCAGCGGCGATTGATACGCGGGGCCCACCGGAATCTGCTGCGCCGGGGTCAGGCCGCCGCTGCTGATGTCCAGGGCGTCCACCCCCTCGCGCGACAGCAGGTCGGCCAGCGCCAGCGTCTGGTCCAGGTCCCAGCCGCCCTCGGCCCAGTCGGTGGCGGACAGGCGCACGAACAACGGTTTGTGGTAAGGCCACGCTTCACGCACCGCGCGGGTCACCTCCAGCAGCAGGCGCACGCGGTTTTCAAAGGGGCCGCCGTAGGCGTCGGTGCGGCTGTTCGAGAGCGGCGAGAGAAACTGGTGCAGCAGGTAGCCGTGCGCGGCGTGGATTTCCACGGCGTCAAAGCCGGCAATCTCGGCGCGGCGGGCGGCGCGGGCAAAGGCGGCAGGCACAGCGGCCAGGTCATCGGCCGTCATGGGCGTGGGGGTGCGCAGCGCCTCTGTGTAGGGCTGGTCGTCCGGGCCCAGCACCGCCCAGCCGCCGCGCTCGTCGGGCACGGCGCCGCGCCCGCGCCAGGGGGCATAGGTGCTGGCCTTGCGCCCCGCGTGCGCCAGTTGCACGCCAATGCGCCCGCCCTGGGCATGCACAAAGTCGGTCACCCGGCCCAGCGCCGTGATGTGCCGGTCATCCCACAGCCCCAGGTCCTCGGGGCTGATGCGGCCTTCGGGGCTCACCGCCGTGGCTTCGGTGAAAATCAGGCCGGCGCCGCCCAGGGCGTACTGGCCCAGGTGCACCAGATGAAAGTCGTTGGCCAGGCCCTGGTGGGCCGAGTACATGCACATGGGCGAGACCACCACGCGGTTGGGCAGCGTCAGGCCGCGCACCTTGAGGGGGCGGAACAGCAGGGGATCGGCGGTCATGGCGCCAGCCTAGTGCCGCTGGCCCGCCAGCCGCCAGGGGCGCCGGGTTTACGGAAAACAGAGGGTGATGAGAGGGCCGAGGCCTGAGGGTGTCATCGGAGCGGATGGGCAGGGTGGGGGCAGTGGGGACCGATGCGCTTTGAGCCTGTGGGAGGACCGAAAGGAAGCCACTTTGAGCCTTGCCGCTGGGTGCTGCTGCGAGTTGCTGTCGAAACCCTGGTGCGCCGAAAGGTTCACACCCCTCACCAAAGTGTGGATGACCTCTTCCCTCTTGCGCCTTCCCACCGAACCTGGACCCGGAGAGCTGCGCCGCACGGCAAGGCACGTCCCAGACGACGCCTTTCTGGTCTCCACTGCTGATTGCCGTTAGAACTCCCTGGCCCACCGAACAGTCGGTATCCCTCATTCCCTACCCGCCCGTGCGCCGTGCCTGCCATGCCGTATGCGCCGCCTGAGCGAGGTCGGCGGCCAGGGCCCAGAAGGCTGCTTCCCGCTCCAACAACGCCCCAGCCGTGGCCGCGCCGCGCCGGGGCTGGCGGTACGGCACCGCCTCCAGGCGCGGTAGGAGCGTCCAGTGGGAGGCCCGGGCCACCGCTGCCTGGGCCGCTTGCAGGGCAACCTCTTCGGATACAGCCTGCGCCGCCATCACCAGCGCCCCGTAGGCCGCCGAGAGCCGCTGCACCGCGCGCACGTCCGGCGCGTACACCCAGGGGCCGTGCTCGCCCAGCAGGGCCAGAAACCCGGTCCATTCGCTGCGCAGCAGGGCCCCCGGCAGCGCGTGGGGCCCCAGGTCGCGCGGCAACCAGGGCCGCACGCCCAGCAGGTCGGGGGCCAGGGTGCGCTCGCCCGCCAGTTCGGCGCCAACCCGCGCGGCAGCCCCCGGGGAGTCGAGGTCGCGCAGCTCGGTCAGGTGCGAGAGCTGGGCGCGGCCGGCCGGGCTTAAGGGCAACGCGCGGGGACGGGGCTGGCCCAGGGCGGCCCAACGGTCCAGGGTCATGGGCGGGCCGCGGGCATCAGCTGCTGGCGCTGGTGTAACTGGCCACGGCGCGGCCCCAGAACCAGCGGGTCAGGGCGAACAGGCCAGCGGCCACCAGCGGCGAGACCAGCGCCAGTGCGGGCGTCAGGGTCCCGGTCAGGGCCTGGGCAGGCACGGTGGTGATCAGGGCCACCGGCACCACAAAGGTCAGCAGCAGGCGCACCGGCACCGGAAAGGCGGTGGCCGGAAAGCGCGCGGCCCCAAACAGGCCGTTGAACAGTTCAGTGACATTCTGGGTTTTCACGAACCAGAAGGCGGTGGTGCTCAGGCCCAGCCAGATGCAGTACACGATCACCAGCGCCGAGAGATACAGCGCGCCCGCTGCCAGCCACCCGGCCAGCGTGAGGCTTAGGCCGCTGGCTGCGTAGACCAGCAGGCCCAGGCCCAGCAGCACGTCGGGCAGCCGCAGCAGATTCAGATACCGCACCGACACGTTGAACTGCGCGTCAATGGGCTTGAGCAGTGTGAAATCCATGTTGCCGGTGCGGATGGCCTCGGCCACCTTGCTCATGTTCGGCTGCACCACCACTGAGATAAAGCCTTCGGTGAGCATAAAAAAGCCCGTGACCAGCAGGGCCTCGCGGAAGGTCCAGCCGCCCACCTGCTGCACGCCGGGCTGGCTGAACAGCAGCGACAGGCCCAGCAGGGCCACCCCCGCCTCGCCCAGGCTGGCGAGCACCGCCCCCACAAAGTTGGCGCGGTACTCCAGCTGCGCCGAGACGCTGGCGGCGGTGAACACCCGGATCAGGCGCAGGGCGCGCCTCATGCCCCCACCGCGCCGTAGCGGCGCAGGCCCACGCGCCACACGGCGTAGCGCACGACCCCGAAAATCAGGCCCCAGGCCAGCAGCACCGCGCCGCCCTGCAGGGCCTGGGCCAGCGTGGCCTTGCCGGAAAGCAGCTGCGCGGGCAGGCCCAGCATGTAGGGAAAGGGGGTCCAGACCGCCACGCGCTGCACCCAGTCCGGGTAAAAGGCCAGTGGCGCGAACATGCCGCCCAGCGCGGCGTACAGCAGCCACACCAGTTCCTGAAAGCTGGTGGAGGAATCGGTCCAGAAGGCCAGCAGGCCAATCGTGTATTCCCACAGGAAGCGCGCCGTGAACCCCAGCACCGCCAGCAGGGCGGCCGCCGGGTAGGCCCACCACTGCGCCGTGAACTCCGCCCCCGAGAGCCACGCAAACAGGGCCACCAGCCCCAGCAGCGCCGGCAGGCGCACAAAGCGCTCGGCCACGTGGCCCAGGAAGTAGGTCCAGAAGGGGTCCAGCGGGCGCAGCAGCCACGGCGACAGCTGCCCCTGGCGAATGGCGGGATCCAGTTCGTGGGCCACCCACACCACCATCAGCTGCGAAATCAGCCAGGTGGAGAGAAAGTAGGTGGCGAACTCGGCGGGCGTGTACCCGCGCACCTGCCCGCCGGGGGCGGCCTCGGCCTGCGCCATCCAGACCAGCATCATCACCAGCGAGAGGGTGCCCGACAGCATCCAGATCACCACCTCGGCGCGGTATTCGGTCATCAGGGCAAACTGGGTGGCAAACAGCACGCGCACCTTGCGCCACGCCCAGTTCACCGGACCACCTCCCCGGTCTGGGTGGGGGCCGGACGCGCGCCGAACAGCTCGGCCATCACGGTTTCCAGCGGGGGGTCTTCCACCGTCAGGTCGGCTACATCCAGCGCGGAGAGCAGCCGGGCGGCGCGCTCGCTGACCTCGGCGCGGGGCACCGTAAGTTCGGCGCTCAGGCCATCGCTGCTGACCACCTCGCCGTAGGCTGCCAGCGCCTGGGCCGACGCGGGGCGGCGCAGTTGCAGGCGGATGGTCTTGCCGCTGCTGCCGCGTTCGGCCAGGGCGTGCAGGTCGCCGTCAAAGACCACCTCGCCCGCGTCAATGACCAGAATGCGCCGGGCCAGGGCGGTCACATCGGCCATGTAGTGGCTGGTGAGCATGACGGTGGCCCCGTAGCGTTCGTTGTAGTCGCGCACAAAGGCCCGCACGGCTTCCTGCATGTTCACGTCCAGGCCAATGGTGGGTTCATCCAAAAACAGCACCTTTGGTCGGTGCAGCAGCGCGGCGGCCAGCTCACACTTCATGCGCTCGCCCAGCGAGAGCTTGCGCACCTGCTTTTTCAGGATGCCTTCCAGGCCCAGCACCTCAGTGAATTCGGCCATGGTGGCTCGGTACTGATCGTCGGGGATTTCATAGACCGCCTGATTGATCAGGAACGAATCCAGGGCAGGCAGATCCCACATCAGCTGCTGCTTTTGCCCCATGACCAGGGTGATGGTCTTCAGGAAATCGCGCTCCCGGCGCCGGGGCTCGAAGCCCGCCACCCGCACCTCACCGCCCGAGGGGTGCAGCAGCCCCGAGAGCATTTTCAGCGTGGTGGTTTTGCCCGCGCCGTTGGGGCCCAGAAAG encodes the following:
- a CDS encoding ABC transporter ATP-binding protein, whose product is MRRVSLPPPALMARDLTQAYGSLQVLRGVGLDVAQGEVVAVTGPSGSGKSTLLHLLGGLDTPQGGEVWWAGERVDTLGTQVRAARRAGQLGLVFQHHYLLDDLSVLDNVLIPCRLSGRGDEARARDLLARVGLGGREADLPGVLSGGERQRVAVARALAARPAAVLADEPTGSLDRANAQAVAALLVALAREEAAGVLLVTHDERLARHADRTLHLLDGQFTDAAPDFA
- a CDS encoding ABC transporter permease; this encodes MNWAWRKVRVLFATQFALMTEYRAEVVIWMLSGTLSLVMMLVWMAQAEAAPGGQVRGYTPAEFATYFLSTWLISQLMVVWVAHELDPAIRQGQLSPWLLRPLDPFWTYFLGHVAERFVRLPALLGLVALFAWLSGAEFTAQWWAYPAAALLAVLGFTARFLWEYTIGLLAFWTDSSTSFQELVWLLYAALGGMFAPLAFYPDWVQRVAVWTPFPYMLGLPAQLLSGKATLAQALQGGAVLLAWGLIFGVVRYAVWRVGLRRYGAVGA
- a CDS encoding ABC transporter permease, which produces MRRALRLIRVFTAASVSAQLEYRANFVGAVLASLGEAGVALLGLSLLFSQPGVQQVGGWTFREALLVTGFFMLTEGFISVVVQPNMSKVAEAIRTGNMDFTLLKPIDAQFNVSVRYLNLLRLPDVLLGLGLLVYAASGLSLTLAGWLAAGALYLSALVIVYCIWLGLSTTAFWFVKTQNVTELFNGLFGAARFPATAFPVPVRLLLTFVVPVALITTVPAQALTGTLTPALALVSPLVAAGLFALTRWFWGRAVASYTSASS
- a CDS encoding ARPP-2 domain-containing protein — encoded protein: MLTLEGLTPAPAQVRGAFRLVPLLRDRPCEDVRLTLQPLSQDLKAVALPDGAQYVAFVPHALCLDWGEGRPPEVALGGQVGRPRGGWRRLELVDRLRRREGSGLRFLPLHLALEGLLALHFGPPRVAWKELSRDFLRAGLGVRTESGVPGNLLPGFEDALRTFELHDRQVGMLVYTGDQLASAFVVPSAADYRQLHRTLLADLYGDLVLRYAALYPEPPLLEATPQFEAARTVADLRVALAAVRRDWATFVQTELLRDLLGRSLMAEPVYSAGTLELDRFVTDLNPAQINHIGERLRRPDGEVLYLKTFQLSAAQTRRAYLLHQLATHQWHLGEAAAALGQTVPDLVERIERAGFGYLLTQAMRETAAKARRT
- a CDS encoding Crp/Fnr family transcriptional regulator, which encodes MARLDDLKASFLFHNVPAEALQEALQVITERHYRPGQTILEQDAEGEALHILTRGVVRVSRISLGSRERVMGDVYAPGVIGETAVLGGGERSATVVAQTDVTTLMLYRTHFKQILRRHPDVLWNLSVMLVRRVTHLNDELIAFGLNTEAALSHVFTNLYRQRVQAGVPQPEVLPMSTQDIMSRISSSRETVSRVMRKLEGQRLLKSNGQTVTLLDPEGLENVTLEEADSLD
- a CDS encoding ABC transporter ATP-binding protein gives rise to the protein MTLPSPDAAVYVRDLSKSYAVHDKEPGFLGSVRAFVRRQTRQVQAVRGVSFSLSPGEVVGFLGPNGAGKTTTLKMLSGLLHPSGGEVRVAGFEPRRRERDFLKTITLVMGQKQQLMWDLPALDSFLINQAVYEIPDDQYRATMAEFTEVLGLEGILKKQVRKLSLGERMKCELAAALLHRPKVLFLDEPTIGLDVNMQEAVRAFVRDYNERYGATVMLTSHYMADVTALARRILVIDAGEVVFDGDLHALAERGSSGKTIRLQLRRPASAQALAAYGEVVSSDGLSAELTVPRAEVSERAARLLSALDVADLTVEDPPLETVMAELFGARPAPTQTGEVVR
- a CDS encoding NADH:flavin oxidoreductase/NADH oxidase codes for the protein MTADPLLFRPLKVRGLTLPNRVVVSPMCMYSAHQGLANDFHLVHLGQYALGGAGLIFTEATAVSPEGRISPEDLGLWDDRHITALGRVTDFVHAQGGRIGVQLAHAGRKASTYAPWRGRGAVPDERGGWAVLGPDDQPYTEALRTPTPMTADDLAAVPAAFARAARRAEIAGFDAVEIHAAHGYLLHQFLSPLSNSRTDAYGGPFENRVRLLLEVTRAVREAWPYHKPLFVRLSATDWAEGGWDLDQTLALADLLSREGVDALDISSGGLTPAQQIPVGPAYQSPLAAHVKAAVPDLAVMAVGMIDTPERAEGLLQNGHADLIALGRPLLGDPHWAQAAAQLLGAPLELPAPYARAARTT